The following proteins come from a genomic window of Miscanthus floridulus cultivar M001 chromosome 2, ASM1932011v1, whole genome shotgun sequence:
- the LOC136538370 gene encoding outer envelope protein 64, chloroplastic-like, with the protein MASSGAASNLWVLLGLGIAGVFLAARRLRRPARPDHGAFIARLELLPPPQPPPPQAPHPLTGLCFAIADALHVSGYITSFGNLEWAKTRDAEVQTSPVVSALVNGGAICVGKTVIDEMAYSIHGENKYFDTPTNPAAPDRVPGGCSSGSAVAVAGGMVDFALGIDSIGGVRVPGAYCGVLAFRPSHVVVSSSGVIPVAPSLDTIGWFARDPSVLHRVGHLLLRLPYAGIHQPRNFYIADDCFELLKIPTRRLTQVVTKSVEKLFGRQVRRVNLESYMSSRISSLSNYSNGHKDGDSKFPLLLALCTAMRSLHKREFKDQHMEWINSVKPAVDARIVSDLSEDGDSDIDGCQDVRKEARSALSELLKDDGILVIPTALGCPPKLNAKELSSESYNSQTLCLMSLASMSGCCQVSIPLGTHDKCPISVSLIARHGGDRFLLDTTQTMYTTIQEQVEILAKSSVSSQQAMNEESAEAAKEKGNAAFKEKQWQKAVNFYTEAIKLNGKVATYYSNRAAAFLELTSYRQAEADCTSAIDLDPKSVKAYLRRGTAREMLGYYKDAVDDFNHALVLEPMNKTAGVAINRLKKLFP; encoded by the exons ATGGCGTCCTCAGGGGCCGCCTCTAACCTCTGGGTACTGCTTGGCCTCGGCATCGCGGGCGTCTTCCTGGCGGCGCGGCGACTGAGGCGCCCTGCGCGCCCAGACCACGGCGCCTTCATCGCTCGCCTCGAGCTCCTCCCGCCGCCCCAGCCTCCACCACCGCAAGCGCCCCACCCGCTCACCGGACTCTGCTTCGCCATCGCTGACGC ATTGCATGTCAGTGGTTATATTACAAGTTTCGGCAATCTTGAATGGGCAAAGACACGCGATGCAGAAGTGCAAACATCTCCAGTGGTTTCAGCTCTTGTCAATGGTGGTGCTATTTGTGTTGGGAAAACTGTTATCGATGAGATGGCATACAG TATCCATGGTgagaataaatattttgataCACCAACAAATCCTGCTGCTCCGGATCGAGTACCAGGAGGATGTTCAAGCGGATCAGCTGTTGCAGTTGCTGGTGGAATGGTAGATTTTGCCCTAG GTATTGACTCGATTGGAGGTGTAAGGGTACCAGGTGCTTATTGTGGTGTCTTGGCATTCAGGCCTTCGCATGTTGTGGTTTCCAGCAGTGGTGTCATTCCTGTTGCGCCTAGCCTGGACACTATAG GTTGGTTTGCAAGGGATCCAAGTGTGTTGCATCGTGTTGGGCATCTTCTTCTTAGACTTCCTTATGCTGGTATTCACCAACCTAGAAATTTTTACATAGCAGATGATTGCTTTGAACTTTTGAAGATACCCACTAGGAGACTTACTCAGGTGGTGACAAAATCTGTGGAGAAGCTCTTTGGAA GACAAGTACGTCGTGTGAATCTCGAAAGTTATATGAGTTCAAGAATATCCAGCCTGAGTAACTATTCAAATGGGCATAAGGACGGGGATTCGAAGTTCCCTCTGTTGCTAGCACTTTGTACCGCCATGAGATCACTTCACAA GCGGGAATTCAAAGATCAGCATATGGAGTGGATAAACTCAGTTAAGCCCGCTGTGGATGCTCGCATAGTCAGTGATTTGTCTGAGGATGGTGATTCAGATATTGATGGCTGCCAAGATGTGAGGAAAGAAGCACGCTCTGCTCTAAGTGAACTTCTTAAG GATGATGGGATTCTGGTGATTCCAACTGCTTTGGGGTGCCCCCCAAAGCTTAACGCTAAGGAGCTCTCGTCTGAAAGCTACAATTCTCAGACATTATGCCTTATGTCTTTAGCTAGTATGTCAGGGTGTTGCCAG GTCTCTATTCCTTTAGGTACACATGATAAGTGTCCCATTTCAGTTTCATTGATTGCTAGGCATGGCGGTGATCGGTTTTTGTTGGACACCACTCAAACCATGTATACGACCATCCAAGAGCAAGTGGAAATACTAGCGAAATCTAGTGTTTCAAGTCAACAGGCGATGAATGAAGAATCAGCTGAAGCTGCTAAAGAGAAA GGTAATGCTGCATTTAAGGAAAAGCAATGGCAAAAGGCAGTAAATTTCTATACTGAAGCAATAAAGTTAAATGGAAAAGTGGCTACATACTACAGCAACAGAGCTGCTGCCTTTCTAGAACTAACTAG CTACCGTCAGGCTGAGGCAGATTGCACAAGTGCCATCGACCTTGATCCAAAG AGCGTGAAAGCTTATTTACGGAGAGGCACTGCAAGGGAGATGCTAGGTTATTATAAGGATGCCGTTGATG ATTTCAACCATGCCCTTGTTCTAGAACCAATGAACAAGACGGCTGGTGTTGCCATTAACAGGTTAAAGAAGTTGTTTCCGTAA